The following proteins are co-located in the Polystyrenella longa genome:
- a CDS encoding right-handed parallel beta-helix repeat-containing protein, whose protein sequence is MNKFFLTCCLYCLTTIARPDCDVYAQKQVGNGANGAILVAASNASSKIRAAADFVCDGEGDQEEIRQAILALPEAGGTVRLSGGTFDIKHVPETLGGVLIDRSNVTLAGQGAATKLIQAADQNTNVIRIIGSDVGYITIRDLYVDANSDQNQNDDGDPNVSHARFEFCGIKAFYTYPGGPTGLRNHHITIENCHVHNAKRLGIMLEGSYMNVINNHLGNAGSDVVEILTGPGIIRGNQVEITGPTHVAIGSDRGNDIIMSNNIVRVREGADLDIGFRSWANSERHVIANNVLTVDEGGHCDYAMDVRGKGAAITGNTIHSSNSDQRLPVWITGYNTVISGNLFENVELVIEDLTELKKPILVQGNIFDKSGITHKQGRLVKGSNVLPADE, encoded by the coding sequence ATGAACAAATTCTTCTTGACGTGCTGTCTCTACTGCTTAACCACAATCGCGAGACCAGACTGTGATGTTTACGCCCAGAAACAAGTTGGGAACGGAGCCAATGGGGCGATCCTTGTCGCGGCGAGCAATGCGTCTTCCAAGATTCGTGCTGCGGCAGATTTTGTCTGCGATGGAGAAGGTGATCAGGAAGAGATCCGACAGGCTATTCTTGCTCTCCCAGAAGCAGGTGGAACGGTTCGGTTGTCTGGAGGAACTTTCGACATAAAGCACGTTCCCGAAACATTGGGCGGTGTTCTGATTGATCGGTCGAACGTCACTCTGGCTGGACAAGGGGCCGCGACGAAACTGATTCAGGCTGCGGATCAGAATACGAATGTGATTCGAATCATCGGTTCTGATGTCGGTTACATTACCATTCGTGATTTATACGTCGACGCTAACAGTGACCAGAATCAGAATGATGATGGCGATCCGAATGTCTCTCATGCCCGGTTTGAGTTTTGTGGAATCAAAGCGTTCTATACCTATCCGGGTGGACCTACGGGATTACGCAATCATCACATTACCATTGAGAACTGCCACGTGCATAATGCGAAACGCTTGGGCATTATGCTGGAAGGCTCCTATATGAATGTGATTAACAATCACCTGGGCAATGCGGGGTCCGATGTCGTTGAAATCCTGACAGGCCCCGGAATCATTCGGGGAAATCAAGTCGAGATCACAGGTCCGACGCATGTCGCTATTGGTTCTGACCGAGGGAATGACATCATCATGTCCAACAATATTGTGCGAGTGAGAGAGGGAGCTGATCTCGATATCGGATTTCGTTCCTGGGCGAATTCGGAGCGGCATGTGATCGCCAATAATGTGCTGACTGTCGACGAAGGGGGCCATTGCGACTATGCCATGGATGTCCGTGGAAAGGGAGCGGCCATCACGGGGAACACAATTCATTCCAGTAATTCTGATCAACGTCTTCCTGTCTGGATTACAGGCTATAATACGGTGATCAGCGGAAACCTGTTTGAGAATGTCGAGTTGGTGATTGAGGATCTCACGGAGTTAAAAAAGCCGATTCTGGTTCAGGGAAACATCTTCGACAAATCTGGAATCACTCATAAACAAGGTAGACTGGTTAAGGGGAGCAATGTTCTGCCTGCAGATGAATAA
- a CDS encoding sodium/solute symporter gives MIYEPSALAVVIFGAIVAFTLWLSFFLGSKAKSSAGFFAAGGSIPWFINGVAFAGDYLSAASFLGICGMISFYGYDGFLYSIGYLAGWIVALFVVAEPLKRMGKYTFADALDSRFQSRGIKFTVAISTLVVSIFYLIPQMVGAGALITPLLGFPHYVGVLMVGLVVTIIVVTAGMVSTTYVQFIKGSLLVVFSFIITIAILLRGFSVPQDETDDNYLKSFGPYATMETIPWDEVVRRTAGADLATENAYEPLPNTGNWTDLPYMRVKINPSEEILTWKVDQDDAGGFILREAQFKTVNSDQAAFVNGLPQGKGEGQMDLKPIGQVKSLLEDELESGPQGPLQFFRTIQDSTIMLNGTESFTDEDGAVTTIFYQKPTSGTDILSPGNHPSFQGLRGDDTIKKINFLSLMLALFCGTASLPHILIRYYTVKDQASARKSTIVGIGSIGFFYVLTLFMGLGAMTSGQLDPTNSNMAAPLLAKSINEWLFAIISAIAFTTVLGTVSGLIIAASGAVVHDLLTDVLKIDMTDHSKVRIGKMSAVVVGIIAIILGILFEKMNVNYLVGWAFSIAASANLPALLMVLFWKRTTKQGITAAVTVGMISSLGWVMTSADTFSKVYGIDPELAWVPFSQPGIVTIPLGFLTLIVVSLMTQPKEKVAV, from the coding sequence GTGATTTACGAACCCTCCGCCCTGGCGGTCGTCATCTTTGGTGCGATCGTCGCTTTTACTTTATGGCTCAGTTTCTTTCTCGGGAGTAAGGCGAAATCATCGGCAGGTTTTTTTGCTGCTGGCGGTTCGATTCCCTGGTTCATCAACGGAGTCGCTTTTGCGGGCGACTACCTTTCGGCGGCATCGTTTCTCGGTATCTGCGGAATGATTTCCTTCTATGGGTATGATGGATTCCTGTACTCCATCGGTTACCTGGCAGGCTGGATTGTCGCGCTGTTTGTGGTTGCAGAACCACTTAAGCGAATGGGAAAATACACTTTCGCTGATGCGCTCGACAGCCGTTTTCAATCTCGCGGAATTAAATTCACCGTGGCAATTAGTACTCTGGTCGTCAGTATCTTTTATCTGATTCCCCAGATGGTCGGTGCGGGAGCGTTGATTACTCCCCTGCTCGGTTTTCCACATTACGTGGGTGTATTAATGGTTGGTCTGGTTGTCACCATCATTGTGGTTACGGCTGGTATGGTGAGTACGACTTACGTGCAGTTCATCAAAGGTTCACTGCTGGTTGTCTTCAGCTTTATAATCACCATCGCTATTTTGTTACGTGGTTTCTCCGTGCCTCAGGATGAGACGGACGACAATTATCTGAAGTCCTTCGGTCCGTACGCCACGATGGAAACCATCCCCTGGGACGAAGTCGTCCGTCGAACCGCCGGTGCGGATCTTGCTACGGAAAATGCTTACGAACCATTGCCAAACACGGGCAACTGGACTGATTTGCCCTACATGCGTGTCAAAATCAACCCGTCAGAAGAGATTCTGACTTGGAAGGTAGATCAAGACGATGCGGGTGGCTTTATACTGCGGGAAGCTCAGTTCAAGACCGTAAACAGCGATCAAGCGGCATTCGTGAATGGATTACCCCAGGGTAAGGGCGAAGGTCAAATGGACCTGAAACCGATTGGGCAGGTTAAATCGTTACTGGAAGACGAACTTGAATCGGGCCCTCAGGGGCCGCTGCAATTCTTTCGTACTATCCAGGACAGCACGATCATGCTGAACGGTACGGAAAGTTTCACTGATGAAGACGGCGCTGTCACTACGATCTTTTACCAGAAGCCGACGAGTGGAACGGACATTCTTAGCCCCGGGAATCACCCCTCCTTCCAGGGATTACGGGGCGATGACACGATCAAGAAGATTAACTTTCTCTCGCTGATGCTGGCGTTATTCTGCGGAACGGCGTCGTTACCGCACATTCTGATTCGTTACTACACGGTTAAAGACCAAGCGTCGGCTCGAAAAAGTACAATTGTCGGTATCGGCAGTATCGGATTCTTTTATGTCCTGACGCTTTTCATGGGCTTGGGAGCAATGACCAGTGGTCAACTCGACCCAACGAATAGCAATATGGCGGCACCACTTTTGGCGAAGAGTATTAACGAATGGTTGTTTGCGATTATTTCTGCAATTGCCTTTACCACAGTATTGGGGACAGTGAGTGGTCTCATAATTGCCGCCAGTGGAGCAGTGGTGCACGACCTGTTGACCGACGTGCTGAAGATAGATATGACCGACCACAGCAAAGTACGAATCGGTAAGATGTCGGCCGTGGTGGTGGGGATTATTGCGATCATCCTGGGAATTCTATTCGAAAAGATGAACGTGAATTATCTCGTGGGCTGGGCCTTCAGTATTGCGGCCTCGGCCAACCTTCCGGCGTTGTTAATGGTATTGTTCTGGAAACGGACGACGAAGCAGGGAATTACGGCTGCTGTGACTGTCGGCATGATTTCCTCGCTGGGTTGGGTGATGACTTCGGCAGATACCTTTTCCAAGGTTTATGGTATCGATCCGGAACTTGCCTGGGTTCCTTTCAGCCAACCGGGGATCGTTACGATTCCTCTTGGTTTCCTGACGCTGATTGTCGTCTCGCTGATGACACAGCCCAAGGAGAAAGTCGCCGTTTGA
- a CDS encoding M12 family metallopeptidase, whose product MTSAFASNDDPQNLVRLHSVATANRIFSQFIQEMLNMIFRLVISVSILFSLALTGNADDPKACITLDPSPNNVGLRLAGSTTKLWQPGQTLKIMFLGGTPSLQQRVIKAAEEWTKYANINFEYIQNGRSDIRIAFIANNGSWSTVGTDASSVQQNQPTMNFGWFNDNTPDVEIARTTLHEFGHALGMIHEHQSPDSDIPWNKPEVYKFYLKQTPPWYMDKVDHNIFRTHSATNTNFSSFDVNSIMIYPISNDLTIGDFEVEMNTKLSDVDKSHIAKLYPGRWTGNYTVTLDSLTCIRKQEASANDEVHLRVWSDGQAVNVNHPDRLFGQQMRIFKMSTNRPATLNLQYSFKRSLKVEVWELDNPRLGDNHDLFGCVTITDNGPGESLIALKQNRFGIRQHEYKLTWK is encoded by the coding sequence ATGACTTCTGCTTTTGCAAGCAACGATGATCCTCAAAACCTTGTTCGACTTCATTCTGTCGCAACAGCAAACAGAATCTTCTCTCAATTCATACAGGAGATGCTCAATATGATCTTTCGATTAGTAATCTCAGTTTCAATTCTTTTTTCGTTGGCTTTGACAGGTAATGCAGATGATCCTAAAGCGTGTATTACCTTGGATCCTTCCCCCAACAATGTAGGTTTAAGATTAGCAGGATCTACGACCAAATTATGGCAGCCTGGGCAGACATTGAAAATCATGTTTCTTGGGGGGACACCCAGCCTGCAACAACGAGTAATAAAAGCAGCAGAGGAATGGACAAAATATGCCAATATTAATTTCGAATATATTCAAAACGGTCGTTCAGACATAAGAATCGCCTTTATCGCAAATAATGGATCATGGTCAACAGTTGGCACTGACGCCAGCAGTGTCCAGCAAAATCAGCCTACCATGAATTTCGGCTGGTTTAATGACAACACGCCTGATGTTGAAATTGCTCGTACGACATTGCACGAGTTCGGCCATGCACTCGGTATGATTCACGAGCACCAGAGCCCTGATTCTGATATCCCATGGAACAAACCAGAAGTGTATAAGTTTTATTTGAAACAGACCCCTCCTTGGTATATGGACAAAGTCGATCACAATATTTTTAGGACTCACTCTGCAACAAACACCAATTTCTCTTCATTCGACGTTAATTCAATTATGATCTATCCGATATCCAATGACCTAACTATTGGGGATTTCGAAGTTGAAATGAATACAAAGCTTTCAGATGTGGATAAATCCCACATCGCGAAACTTTATCCAGGACGATGGACGGGAAATTATACGGTTACACTAGATTCACTAACATGCATACGCAAACAGGAAGCTAGCGCGAACGACGAAGTTCACCTCCGAGTATGGTCAGATGGACAAGCTGTCAATGTGAACCATCCAGATCGCTTGTTTGGACAGCAGATGCGTATATTTAAAATGTCAACTAATAGGCCGGCTACTCTTAACCTTCAGTACAGCTTTAAACGCTCCTTAAAGGTCGAAGTATGGGAACTTGATAATCCTAGACTCGGAGACAATCATGATCTCTTTGGCTGCGTCACAATTACCGATAATGGGCCAGGAGAATCATTGATTGCATTAAAACAAAATCGCTTTGGGATACGTCAACATGAGTACAAACTTACATGGAAGTGA
- the ilvD gene encoding dihydroxy-acid dehydratase yields the protein MTHQINWNSSQLTHGWQKGVTAFYYGLGLTQEDFDKPQIGIGVPLLEGNLCNVHAYELGQELAVGCREAGLIGFPFGTPGVSDNITQGHEGGNASLPSRNLIANSAECVVSAHCYDSLIGLHNCDKNGPGFAMALARMNYPGLIVSGGSIKPGCHKGEDISILDVYDSRAAASVGAMSEDEADEILKTACPGPGGCGIAASFNTWGIALEAIGLMLPGSSSIPAVDGLKKEECRQVGKAVLNLLKQNIRPRDILTKKSFENAVVTIAAAGGSTNGILHILALAREAEVDFHLEDIQPILKRTPVVCSFAPRGRRTMFDLHKLGGTPLLLKHLFDAGLLHGDCLTVTGKTMAENLKDVPTVGDDQDLIVPVDKPFKPYADMQICMGNLAPGGVVFKVSSMEEPRFKGKAICFDDAKAVADAVEAHQIKPGSVIVLRNLGPVAAGMPEVLVATAALTVPELDGKVAFLSDTRVSGVSHGAIGVHCSPEAAVGGPIGLVENDDDISFDLEAGNITLHVDEATLAIRKSAWQPPTDLWAAKRGYLADFSATVSQAHHGCVSKAYYPHCD from the coding sequence ATGACGCATCAAATCAACTGGAACAGTTCCCAACTAACACACGGCTGGCAAAAAGGTGTCACCGCGTTTTATTATGGTCTTGGTTTAACTCAAGAGGACTTTGACAAACCCCAGATTGGAATTGGCGTCCCCCTACTGGAAGGAAACCTGTGCAACGTGCATGCGTACGAGCTGGGTCAGGAACTTGCCGTCGGTTGCCGTGAAGCGGGCTTGATCGGCTTTCCATTCGGTACGCCGGGAGTGAGCGATAATATCACACAGGGACACGAAGGGGGAAATGCTTCGCTCCCGTCACGTAACCTGATTGCGAATTCGGCCGAGTGTGTCGTCAGTGCTCACTGTTATGACAGCCTGATCGGATTACACAACTGCGACAAGAACGGTCCCGGCTTCGCCATGGCCCTGGCACGCATGAACTATCCAGGTTTGATTGTCAGTGGCGGAAGTATCAAACCAGGCTGCCATAAAGGGGAAGACATTTCCATCCTGGATGTGTATGACTCTCGTGCCGCGGCTTCGGTAGGGGCGATGAGTGAAGATGAAGCAGACGAGATATTAAAAACAGCCTGTCCCGGTCCCGGTGGTTGCGGTATCGCGGCCTCGTTCAATACGTGGGGCATCGCCCTGGAAGCGATCGGACTAATGCTACCTGGTAGCAGTTCCATCCCCGCTGTGGATGGGCTCAAAAAAGAAGAATGCCGACAGGTTGGGAAGGCAGTTCTGAACCTGTTGAAACAGAACATTCGGCCGCGTGACATTCTTACCAAGAAATCTTTTGAGAACGCCGTTGTGACGATCGCTGCTGCCGGTGGATCGACCAACGGAATTCTCCATATACTGGCTCTGGCTCGCGAAGCCGAAGTCGATTTCCATCTGGAAGATATTCAACCCATTTTGAAACGAACGCCCGTCGTCTGCAGTTTTGCCCCAAGGGGTCGCCGCACGATGTTCGATCTTCACAAACTGGGTGGCACGCCGCTACTTCTTAAACATCTATTCGATGCCGGATTACTCCATGGCGACTGTTTGACGGTGACCGGCAAAACAATGGCCGAAAACCTGAAGGACGTCCCCACCGTTGGTGACGATCAGGACTTGATTGTGCCCGTCGACAAGCCGTTCAAGCCTTATGCTGATATGCAAATCTGTATGGGGAACCTTGCTCCGGGCGGAGTCGTTTTCAAAGTATCCAGCATGGAGGAGCCTCGCTTCAAAGGGAAAGCGATCTGTTTCGACGACGCCAAAGCGGTCGCCGATGCGGTCGAAGCTCATCAAATCAAACCGGGTAGCGTGATCGTACTCCGTAACCTGGGGCCAGTGGCCGCTGGGATGCCGGAAGTCCTTGTCGCCACTGCAGCGCTTACCGTTCCCGAGTTGGACGGCAAAGTTGCCTTTCTGTCGGACACACGAGTTTCGGGAGTTTCCCACGGTGCCATCGGCGTCCACTGCTCGCCTGAAGCGGCTGTCGGCGGACCAATCGGACTGGTCGAAAATGATGATGATATCTCGTTTGACCTCGAAGCGGGTAATATTACCTTACACGTCGATGAGGCCACATTAGCGATTCGCAAATCGGCCTGGCAACCACCAACGGATTTGTGGGCCGCCAAACGAGGTTACCTTGCCGACTTCAGTGCGACCGTATCTCAGGCACACCACGGATGCGTCAGTAAAGCGTATTATCCACACTGCGACTGA
- a CDS encoding FAD-dependent oxidoreductase, which translates to MTSRIALLFSGLFCLLVASSPMCAADTEQARYQSEVVVYGATPGGVSAAISAARMGNEVVLIAYQQHVGGMTASGLGKSDIEKREMIQGLFTEFVGNVRNHYVGFYGKDHPDFPLCRDGYYYEPSVAEATFESMLMAESNIKVLKGYRLVDAEKEGNRLIAINVVPRDSEEADRKQDSLRIEGRVFIDATYEGDLLAKAGADFRLGRESRDEFDEPHAGVIYFDYQTKEVLPGTTGEADDRLPAYTYRLCFTTDANNGFQLSEPPIGYERENYVGYFQDLENGLLDGPKNFKPSRGYNPAHFGTLVRALSVTNIPNQKTDVNINPRPLAFPFPEMNKGYIEGDEATRKQICDNHRNIVLGLIWFLQNDSEVPDAHRKIAREYYFPHDEFTDNAGFPFQMYIREGRRLIGEYTLIEQDITGYGENREPKRYEDSIAVGEFPIDSFPCQKKQPGDTVVLEGYLGLLDHITRPYEIPYRIMVPQKVDGLLVPVAASTTHVAFSSVRMEPTWMALGQAAGVAAHLAIQENVPARRIPIAELQRQLKSQGHVIKLAE; encoded by the coding sequence ATGACCTCCCGAATTGCGCTCCTGTTCTCCGGCTTGTTTTGCCTGCTTGTCGCCTCTTCTCCCATGTGTGCTGCTGATACAGAGCAGGCCCGATACCAGTCCGAGGTAGTGGTCTACGGGGCGACACCGGGGGGTGTCAGTGCCGCAATTTCTGCTGCTCGTATGGGGAATGAAGTTGTGCTGATCGCCTATCAGCAACATGTAGGTGGCATGACTGCCAGTGGCCTGGGTAAAAGCGATATTGAAAAACGGGAGATGATTCAAGGATTGTTCACGGAGTTTGTCGGGAACGTCCGTAATCACTACGTAGGTTTTTATGGGAAAGATCATCCGGACTTTCCCCTCTGTCGCGACGGTTACTATTACGAACCTTCCGTGGCCGAGGCTACGTTCGAGTCGATGCTCATGGCAGAATCGAACATCAAAGTTCTTAAAGGTTATCGACTCGTTGATGCTGAAAAAGAAGGCAACCGACTCATCGCGATTAACGTTGTCCCGCGAGATAGTGAAGAAGCTGATCGCAAACAAGATTCACTGCGAATTGAAGGCCGGGTATTTATCGACGCAACCTATGAAGGCGACCTCCTTGCTAAAGCGGGGGCTGACTTTCGTCTGGGCCGTGAATCGCGAGATGAATTCGACGAGCCTCATGCGGGTGTGATTTATTTTGATTACCAGACGAAAGAGGTTCTCCCCGGTACGACGGGAGAGGCCGACGATCGTTTGCCAGCTTACACCTACCGGCTCTGCTTCACGACGGACGCCAACAACGGATTTCAGTTGTCAGAACCACCCATCGGATATGAACGAGAGAATTACGTTGGCTATTTCCAGGATCTGGAAAACGGATTGTTAGACGGACCCAAAAACTTTAAACCAAGCCGAGGTTACAACCCCGCCCATTTTGGAACATTGGTGCGAGCCCTGTCTGTAACGAACATTCCCAACCAGAAAACGGACGTTAATATTAATCCGCGTCCGCTCGCGTTTCCATTTCCAGAAATGAATAAAGGGTACATCGAGGGGGATGAAGCCACCCGGAAGCAGATTTGCGATAACCATCGAAACATAGTACTCGGATTGATCTGGTTCCTGCAAAATGATTCGGAGGTTCCGGATGCACATCGGAAGATCGCTCGTGAATATTATTTTCCCCACGATGAATTCACAGACAACGCTGGTTTTCCGTTTCAAATGTATATTCGCGAAGGTCGACGGTTGATTGGCGAGTACACGTTGATTGAGCAGGACATCACAGGTTATGGTGAGAATCGCGAACCGAAACGGTATGAAGACAGTATCGCGGTGGGTGAATTTCCAATAGATAGTTTTCCCTGTCAGAAAAAACAACCGGGAGACACGGTGGTACTGGAAGGGTATTTGGGCCTGCTCGATCACATCACTCGACCTTATGAAATTCCCTATCGCATTATGGTACCGCAGAAAGTCGATGGCCTGCTGGTGCCAGTGGCGGCCTCGACCACGCATGTGGCCTTCTCTTCTGTTCGAATGGAACCGACCTGGATGGCACTGGGACAGGCAGCAGGTGTCGCGGCACACTTGGCGATTCAAGAAAATGTTCCCGCTAGACGAATTCCCATTGCCGAACTGCAGCGGCAATTGAAGTCCCAGGGGCACGTTATCAAACTGGCGGAATAG
- a CDS encoding DUF1501 domain-containing protein yields the protein MARLQLSNSFSIHRREFLRLGMTGAASLSLAELNRLRAEQPLADSAQNEKTAVILVWLIGGASHLETYDPKPQAPSDYRGPFLPIETNVPGLNISELLPMHAKIADKMTVIRSLTHSGGNHQQGAQQLLTGHDIQALKNKPDHPDLFSIAHRLRYDVNHDIPNYVGLQPTPYVGPAYLGTSYEPFAVYNDPNLENFAVPNLGTVTAEAETRLTERISLRKRFDRLQQNLEQIQEMQALNAFEQQAANVLTSTNTREAFDIKQESAAIRDRYGRNQWGQQLLLARRLIESGVELITTTLNGSLCGRIHNWDDHAVNHHCFDVMKARAPYYDQAVTALIEDLFERGLNKRVMVVVTGEFGRTPRISYANDSASGIMQPGRDHWPNATSLIFAGGGIPTGQIVGATDPRGEEVVERRISREDFLMTLYRHLGIDPRPISFTDYSGRPIPILLEGEVVPELSANS from the coding sequence ATGGCCAGGCTCCAGCTCTCAAATTCATTCTCTATCCATCGCCGGGAGTTCCTTCGCTTGGGAATGACAGGCGCCGCTTCGCTTTCCCTTGCAGAACTCAATCGCCTGCGGGCGGAACAACCACTGGCTGATTCCGCGCAGAACGAAAAGACGGCAGTCATTCTGGTCTGGTTGATCGGTGGTGCAAGCCATCTGGAAACGTATGATCCCAAGCCCCAGGCGCCCAGCGATTATCGCGGCCCCTTTCTGCCGATCGAAACCAATGTTCCCGGTTTAAACATCAGCGAACTGCTTCCCATGCATGCAAAGATCGCGGATAAAATGACCGTGATCCGATCACTGACCCATTCAGGAGGAAATCACCAGCAAGGGGCGCAGCAACTACTAACGGGACATGACATTCAGGCACTGAAAAATAAACCGGATCACCCCGATCTCTTTTCAATTGCGCATCGCCTGCGTTACGACGTGAATCACGATATTCCCAACTATGTAGGGCTGCAACCGACTCCCTACGTTGGGCCTGCATATCTTGGAACCTCCTACGAACCCTTCGCTGTCTATAATGATCCCAATCTCGAAAACTTCGCCGTACCTAATCTGGGAACAGTTACTGCGGAAGCCGAAACTCGCCTGACCGAAAGGATTTCTCTTCGTAAACGATTCGATCGCCTCCAACAGAATCTCGAACAGATTCAGGAGATGCAGGCGTTGAACGCTTTCGAACAACAAGCAGCGAATGTGCTGACGTCGACTAATACACGCGAAGCGTTTGACATCAAACAGGAATCAGCGGCAATTCGCGACCGCTATGGACGAAATCAATGGGGCCAACAACTACTACTGGCGCGACGACTGATTGAATCTGGGGTGGAATTAATTACGACAACGCTGAACGGATCCCTGTGCGGGCGAATTCATAACTGGGACGATCACGCTGTAAACCACCACTGCTTTGATGTGATGAAAGCACGGGCACCCTATTATGATCAAGCGGTGACCGCACTAATTGAAGACCTCTTTGAACGAGGACTTAACAAACGTGTAATGGTCGTCGTCACAGGAGAGTTCGGGCGAACGCCTCGAATTTCTTACGCTAACGATTCTGCGTCTGGAATTATGCAACCAGGGCGGGACCACTGGCCGAATGCGACATCATTAATCTTCGCCGGGGGTGGAATACCTACAGGACAGATTGTTGGAGCGACCGATCCACGAGGGGAAGAAGTCGTAGAGCGTCGAATCAGTCGCGAAGACTTCCTGATGACTCTATATAGACACCTCGGGATTGATCCCCGGCCGATTTCCTTCACCGATTACTCCGGACGCCCAATCCCCATTCTGTTGGAGGGAGAAGTCGTCCCCGAACTATCGGCGAATTCCTGA
- a CDS encoding DUF485 domain-containing protein, with protein sequence MADFAPHASDNREQENASDIERNTRYGLRLFTVYLLLYLGYILLSTFTPKMMQDIKIAGVNLSVMYGFGLIIAAWVLALIYGWLCRDITPADSTTSTKGGAA encoded by the coding sequence ATGGCTGATTTTGCGCCGCATGCCAGTGATAACCGCGAACAGGAAAACGCGTCCGATATCGAACGGAATACTCGATACGGTTTGCGTCTGTTTACGGTTTACCTGCTTTTATACCTGGGATATATCCTGCTCAGCACCTTCACCCCTAAAATGATGCAAGACATCAAAATCGCGGGTGTCAATCTTTCCGTGATGTACGGTTTTGGATTGATCATCGCCGCGTGGGTTCTTGCTTTAATATACGGGTGGCTCTGCCGCGACATCACGCCTGCTGATTCAACGACATCAACCAAAGGAGGTGCTGCGTGA
- a CDS encoding ADP-ribosylglycohydrolase family protein, producing the protein MNHQQEIDRQGGCFLGLAIGDALGAAVEFKSPGTFPPVTGYRDGGPHGLGPGEWTDDTSMALALAESMIEVGWDLDDQAKRYVDWWKNGRYSVNDRCFDIGITVSQALRRYQQSGDASTSGSTDDMASGNGSIMRFAPVAVRYFSLLTTDTRHLMQLAEESSRPTHGSEQCLSACRYFCLILSGLIQGISREEVLSSDWVVLKEEAARKLFHPAVTAVIEGSYLHKQPPEIRGTGYVVQSIEAALWAFWTTDNFPDAVLAAINLGDDADTTGAVCGQLAGAYYGESGIPNEWKSRLAQFEMLDVPLQKLIELSH; encoded by the coding sequence ATGAATCATCAACAGGAAATCGACCGCCAGGGAGGCTGCTTTCTCGGCCTCGCGATAGGTGATGCCCTTGGAGCGGCAGTTGAGTTTAAGTCACCGGGAACATTTCCTCCTGTTACCGGCTACCGCGACGGAGGTCCGCATGGACTCGGACCGGGCGAATGGACTGATGATACCAGCATGGCGCTTGCCCTCGCAGAGAGCATGATCGAAGTTGGCTGGGACTTGGACGATCAGGCCAAACGCTACGTCGACTGGTGGAAGAATGGACGTTACTCGGTCAATGATCGGTGTTTTGACATTGGGATCACCGTCAGTCAGGCACTGCGTCGATACCAACAGTCTGGTGATGCCTCCACCAGCGGTAGCACAGACGATATGGCAAGTGGCAACGGTTCCATCATGCGTTTCGCTCCCGTAGCCGTTCGGTATTTTTCACTGTTGACGACAGATACCAGACATTTGATGCAACTGGCTGAGGAATCGAGCCGACCTACGCACGGTAGCGAGCAGTGCCTGTCCGCGTGTCGCTATTTCTGTCTGATTCTCAGCGGGTTAATTCAGGGAATTTCTCGAGAAGAAGTCTTGTCGTCCGACTGGGTGGTGCTCAAGGAAGAAGCGGCGAGGAAATTGTTTCACCCCGCAGTCACCGCAGTTATTGAAGGTAGCTATCTCCATAAACAACCACCGGAAATACGAGGGACCGGCTACGTCGTTCAGTCAATAGAAGCTGCTCTGTGGGCATTCTGGACGACAGACAACTTCCCAGACGCCGTGCTGGCCGCCATCAATCTGGGTGACGATGCGGACACAACCGGCGCTGTTTGTGGTCAATTGGCCGGAGCTTACTACGGAGAATCAGGCATTCCCAACGAATGGAAATCAAGGCTCGCCCAATTTGAAATGCTGGATGTACCATTGCAAAAATTGATTGAATTAAGCCATTGA